In one Granulicella cerasi genomic region, the following are encoded:
- the lpxD gene encoding UDP-3-O-(3-hydroxymyristoyl)glucosamine N-acyltransferase has product MKLSELARHLGAELVPADAGAREITDVAGIEEAQAHHLTFVANPKYAGLAKTTNAGAILVEPSFPETPVPTLRVQNPYLAFAQAIEVFHPAPVYAEGVHATAVVHSTATIGERAHLGAYVVVGENCVVGDDAVLLPHVVLYPGVKVGQRFFAHAHAVVREGCLLGDDVVLQNGAIIGGDGFGFAKTAEGWRKILQSGPTVLEDRVEVQSNACIDRASIGETRIKAGAKVDNLVQVGHGSTVGENTLLCSQVGLAGSTVVGRNVILAGQVGVAGHLTIGDGAVATAQSGIPNDVAPGAVVSGYPAMDNRTWLRTVAAVNRLPELLRKLKSQG; this is encoded by the coding sequence ATGAAGCTGTCGGAACTGGCAAGACATTTGGGCGCAGAACTCGTGCCTGCGGACGCAGGCGCGCGCGAGATCACGGACGTGGCCGGCATCGAGGAGGCCCAAGCGCACCACCTTACCTTCGTGGCAAACCCAAAGTACGCCGGGCTGGCGAAGACGACGAACGCGGGCGCGATTCTCGTTGAGCCGAGCTTCCCGGAGACACCCGTCCCCACGCTTCGCGTTCAGAATCCCTACCTGGCTTTCGCGCAGGCGATCGAGGTCTTCCACCCAGCCCCGGTGTATGCGGAGGGCGTTCACGCCACGGCTGTCGTGCATTCGACGGCGACCATCGGCGAGCGTGCGCATCTTGGAGCTTACGTCGTTGTGGGCGAAAACTGCGTGGTCGGCGATGACGCAGTGCTGCTACCGCATGTCGTTCTCTACCCCGGCGTGAAGGTCGGCCAGCGTTTCTTCGCACACGCCCACGCGGTGGTGCGGGAAGGCTGCCTTCTGGGTGACGACGTGGTGCTGCAAAATGGAGCGATCATCGGCGGCGACGGCTTCGGTTTCGCGAAAACCGCCGAGGGGTGGCGAAAGATTCTGCAGAGCGGCCCGACAGTTTTAGAGGACCGCGTTGAGGTGCAGTCGAACGCCTGCATCGACCGAGCAAGCATCGGCGAGACGCGCATCAAGGCGGGTGCGAAGGTCGACAACCTCGTGCAGGTAGGCCACGGATCAACCGTGGGCGAGAATACGCTGCTTTGCTCACAAGTGGGTTTGGCCGGGTCGACGGTAGTTGGCAGGAACGTGATCCTGGCCGGCCAGGTTGGCGTTGCCGGACACCTCACTATCGGTGATGGCGCCGTAGCGACCGCACAGTCAGGTATCCCCAACGATGTAGCGCCCGGTGCGGTGGTCAGCGGCTATCCCGCCATGGACAACCGCACCTGGCTACGAACGGTGGCAGCGGTAAACCGACTGCCAGAGTTGCTCCGCAAGCTGAAGTCGCAGGGTTAG
- the tmk gene encoding dTMP kinase, whose amino-acid sequence MRQGFFITFEGLDGSGKTTQLRRLQASLEAAGRHVVSTRQPGGTPLGDRVRNLLVSSRSEAEVGAIDASAEMALMFADRAQSLAQVIRPALEARSVVLCDRYTDSSEAYQGAGRELGPERILAMHEAVCGGFWPELTVLLLPPLESSLARARRRNERNARMKGTDEGRFEREGDGFYRRVYEQYETIARRDAQRVFLVADEAPIEVIADKILAETQRRLDAKAS is encoded by the coding sequence GTGCGCCAAGGATTTTTCATCACATTTGAAGGCCTCGACGGGTCGGGCAAAACCACGCAACTGCGTCGCTTGCAGGCATCGCTGGAGGCCGCTGGAAGGCACGTCGTTTCGACGCGTCAGCCGGGCGGAACACCGCTCGGAGACCGCGTGCGCAACCTGCTGGTGAGCTCGCGCAGCGAGGCTGAGGTCGGCGCGATCGATGCCTCTGCGGAGATGGCCCTCATGTTTGCCGACCGCGCGCAGAGTCTCGCGCAGGTGATTCGTCCTGCGCTCGAAGCACGATCGGTGGTGCTTTGCGATCGGTATACCGATTCGTCGGAGGCTTACCAGGGCGCGGGCCGCGAGCTTGGGCCGGAGAGAATTCTTGCGATGCACGAAGCTGTTTGCGGGGGCTTCTGGCCGGAGCTGACAGTGTTGCTCTTGCCGCCGCTGGAGTCTTCGTTGGCGCGAGCACGACGTCGCAATGAGCGGAATGCCCGCATGAAAGGCACGGACGAAGGACGTTTCGAGCGCGAAGGCGATGGCTTCTATCGCCGCGTGTACGAGCAGTACGAGACGATTGCCCGGCGCGATGCGCAGCGGGTGTTCCTCGTCGCCGACGAAGCGCCTATCGAGGTGATCGCGGACAAGATTCTTGCGGAAACGCAGCGTCGTCTCGACGCGAAGGCCAGCTAG
- a CDS encoding cytochrome P450 — MAKPSDYIEARQEGEFYLPPGLRQSLYLYARRAWVRFGKPIPLFEHLHKTFGPIAHYNFLGNLIVFVNEPEWIQQILVDQSTSFIKERTLKRMKILLGEGLITSDDPIHMRQRRIAAPAFHRQRIAGYAGEIVANAKATREGWHDGQEVDAAAEFMLLSLKIIARTLFDQEVTPEVLSVADEVNSIMGIYNLLVALPKLESYLHWPLPYLSRFRRSRARLDAIVARMITERRQLPREELERRHDLLSMLVAARDEGDGSGMDDEQLRDETLTIFLAGYETVANALTWTQYLLSQNPEAREKMFAEVDRVLGGRDAALEDFPQLPFTEQVFAESMRLYPPAWAMGRRSTQTVQLGPYRIPAGAHFFFSQYVMHRSEEYWDAPLEFRPERHTPEAKAARQKFVYFPFGGGRRQCIGENFAWMEGVLCLATIAQKWRLEFVPRYPVEAEAKITLRPKFPMMMRVETR; from the coding sequence ATGGCAAAGCCCTCTGACTACATCGAAGCGCGGCAAGAGGGTGAGTTCTACCTTCCCCCGGGACTGCGGCAATCGCTGTATCTCTACGCGCGGCGCGCGTGGGTGCGCTTCGGCAAGCCGATCCCGCTCTTCGAGCACCTGCACAAGACCTTCGGCCCCATCGCGCATTACAACTTCCTCGGCAACCTGATCGTCTTCGTGAATGAGCCGGAGTGGATTCAGCAGATCCTCGTCGACCAGTCGACGAGCTTCATCAAAGAACGCACGCTGAAGCGGATGAAAATCCTGCTCGGTGAAGGACTGATCACCAGCGACGATCCGATCCACATGCGACAACGTCGCATCGCTGCTCCGGCGTTTCATCGTCAACGCATCGCGGGCTATGCGGGTGAGATCGTAGCGAACGCCAAGGCGACGCGCGAAGGCTGGCACGATGGGCAGGAGGTCGATGCGGCGGCGGAGTTCATGCTGCTCAGTCTGAAGATCATTGCGCGCACGCTCTTCGATCAGGAAGTGACGCCCGAGGTCCTGAGCGTGGCGGACGAAGTGAACTCCATCATGGGCATCTACAACCTGCTGGTGGCGTTGCCGAAGCTGGAGAGTTACCTGCACTGGCCGTTGCCCTACCTGTCGCGCTTCCGGCGCTCTCGCGCACGGTTGGACGCTATCGTGGCCCGCATGATCACCGAGCGTCGCCAACTCCCGCGTGAGGAGCTTGAGCGACGACATGATCTTCTGTCGATGCTCGTCGCGGCGCGCGACGAAGGCGATGGCAGCGGCATGGATGACGAGCAGTTGCGCGATGAGACGCTGACGATCTTCCTCGCCGGGTATGAGACTGTCGCGAATGCGCTGACGTGGACGCAGTACTTGTTGAGCCAGAATCCTGAAGCGCGCGAGAAGATGTTCGCCGAAGTGGATCGCGTGCTGGGCGGGCGCGATGCAGCGCTCGAAGACTTCCCGCAGCTGCCGTTTACCGAGCAGGTCTTTGCGGAGTCCATGCGGCTCTATCCGCCGGCATGGGCGATGGGCCGCCGCTCGACGCAAACGGTGCAGCTTGGACCGTACCGCATTCCCGCAGGCGCGCACTTCTTCTTCAGCCAATACGTCATGCATCGCTCCGAGGAGTACTGGGACGCGCCGCTGGAGTTCCGCCCGGAGCGCCATACGCCCGAGGCCAAAGCCGCGCGGCAGAAGTTCGTCTACTTCCCCTTCGGCGGCGGACGCAGGCAGTGTATCGGCGAGAACTTTGCGTGGATGGAAGGCGTGCTGTGCCTGGCGACCATCGCGCAGAAGTGGCGGCTGGAGTTTGTGCCGCGCTATCCGGTTGAGGCGGAAGCGAAGATCACGCTGCGACCGAAGTTTCCGATGATGATGCGCGTCGAGACGCGGTGA
- a CDS encoding DNA polymerase III subunit gives MAFPSSFAEFLGNTHVVENLRAAIAAGRFPHSLIIAGPRGAGKYTLALMLTMALECREQPREISADGRELANFCGVCANCTRIAESAALDDRIAEAIAAREEMRETDKKETRVLVQTHPDVLVIPPDPPQLLIKLGQVRTMIHRAAYLPVEAPRKVFMLTSSAFMKEAANSLLKLLEEPPAYAHLILLAENIGELLPTIRSRCGVSRLGALPAEEIAALLNDRKLGSSKERELIARLSEGAIGRALSFDLAAYTAARADALLILRTAERSGEHAVMFKATETYRAGADGQEKTTALLRAMAALLEDVLLLQAGAGDRIRNVDLRNELERMASAFSFEWIERAVKGLDGVQSGMRRNLLRNVSLDAFAMELEESAL, from the coding sequence ATGGCTTTCCCGTCCAGCTTCGCAGAGTTCCTCGGCAACACGCATGTGGTGGAGAATCTGCGCGCAGCGATCGCGGCAGGACGCTTCCCGCATTCGCTGATCATCGCGGGCCCGCGGGGTGCGGGCAAATACACGTTGGCTCTGATGCTGACGATGGCGCTCGAGTGCCGCGAGCAGCCGCGCGAGATCTCCGCAGATGGGCGAGAACTGGCGAACTTCTGCGGGGTCTGCGCCAACTGCACGCGCATTGCCGAAAGCGCAGCGCTCGATGACCGCATCGCCGAAGCGATTGCAGCGCGTGAAGAGATGCGCGAGACGGACAAGAAGGAAACGCGCGTTCTCGTGCAGACGCATCCTGACGTGCTGGTAATTCCGCCCGATCCGCCGCAGTTACTGATCAAACTGGGCCAGGTGCGCACGATGATCCATCGAGCTGCGTATCTTCCTGTAGAGGCGCCACGGAAGGTCTTCATGCTGACCTCGTCGGCGTTCATGAAGGAAGCTGCAAACTCGCTGCTGAAGCTGCTCGAAGAGCCGCCGGCGTACGCGCATCTGATCCTTCTCGCGGAGAATATCGGTGAGTTGCTCCCGACGATTCGCTCGCGCTGCGGCGTTTCACGACTCGGAGCCTTGCCTGCGGAAGAGATCGCTGCGCTGCTCAACGATCGCAAGCTTGGCTCGTCGAAGGAACGTGAGCTGATTGCCCGCCTGAGCGAAGGCGCTATCGGGCGCGCGCTCAGCTTTGATCTTGCGGCCTACACAGCTGCACGCGCGGATGCACTGCTCATTCTGCGCACCGCCGAGCGCAGCGGCGAACACGCGGTGATGTTCAAGGCGACGGAGACCTACCGTGCTGGCGCCGACGGTCAGGAGAAGACCACGGCCCTGCTGCGCGCCATGGCTGCGCTGCTCGAAGACGTTCTGCTGTTGCAGGCGGGCGCGGGCGACCGCATCCGCAATGTCGATTTGCGCAATGAACTCGAGCGCATGGCGAGTGCGTTCTCGTTCGAGTGGATCGAGCGAGCCGTAAAGGGGCTTGACGGAGTCCAGAGCGGTATGCGCCGTAATCTGTTGCGCAACGTCAGTCTTGACGCCTTTGCGATGGAACTCGAGGAATCGGCACTCTAG
- a CDS encoding RNA chaperone Hfq has translation MAPTKQPEKETFNGTRKLIRPSLAGLSLQRRRDPGVTEDPLSHATLSDNHGVPESSHAEVFYFQKQIQQQTEMTIVMDDGEELQGVIQWFDKCVVKLRVGRQRVMIYKSCIKYLYKTSDAQQHAIMK, from the coding sequence GTGGCTCCGACAAAACAACCCGAAAAGGAAACATTCAACGGAACCCGGAAACTGATCCGGCCTTCGCTCGCGGGACTTTCGCTGCAGCGTCGTCGCGACCCCGGCGTCACTGAAGATCCGCTCTCGCACGCCACGCTCTCGGACAACCACGGTGTCCCGGAGAGCTCGCACGCTGAGGTCTTCTACTTCCAGAAGCAGATTCAGCAGCAGACCGAGATGACCATCGTCATGGACGATGGCGAAGAGTTGCAAGGCGTCATCCAGTGGTTCGACAAGTGTGTGGTGAAGCTGCGGGTCGGTCGCCAGCGCGTCATGATCTACAAGAGCTGCATCAAGTACCTGTACAAGACCTCGGACGCGCAGCAGCACGCGATCATGAAGTAG
- a CDS encoding L-threonylcarbamoyladenylate synthase, with amino-acid sequence MSLTTLQLNAENPADLLRAAELLRRGKLVAFPTETVYGLGANALDAEAVAAIFEAKQRPSWDPLIVHLGTIGQLKQVAEVPQELKGRVARLLLRFWPGPLTLLLPKKASIPDAVTAGRPLVGVRVPALNHIRYLIEHAGVPIAAPSANRFGHTSPTIAAHVLADLDGRIDALLDGGATSVGVESTVLDPTQTPMVLYRPGAITAAEIEAVAGVPVVVYEPPATVAAPESLPSPGVGIRHYAPNAKVILVEDGEATKHLRGTSGVMLPTGWTAEAQATVFPWGDWDKPEELAQKLFAGLRGLDDLGVTEIVVPLPAPGGVRDALRDRLLKAAKEK; translated from the coding sequence ATGAGTTTGACCACCCTGCAACTGAATGCCGAGAACCCTGCCGACCTGCTCCGCGCTGCCGAACTGCTGCGCCGCGGCAAGCTCGTCGCCTTTCCCACCGAGACCGTTTACGGCTTGGGCGCGAACGCGCTGGACGCCGAAGCTGTCGCAGCCATCTTTGAGGCGAAGCAGCGACCGTCGTGGGACCCGTTGATCGTGCATCTCGGCACCATTGGCCAGCTCAAGCAGGTCGCTGAAGTTCCGCAGGAACTGAAAGGCCGCGTCGCGCGCCTGCTGCTCCGCTTCTGGCCTGGTCCGTTGACCCTGCTGCTGCCGAAGAAGGCTTCGATACCCGATGCAGTCACCGCCGGTCGACCGCTCGTCGGTGTGCGTGTGCCCGCGCTGAATCACATTCGCTATCTCATCGAACATGCCGGCGTGCCCATTGCCGCTCCCAGTGCGAACCGCTTTGGCCACACAAGCCCGACGATCGCGGCGCACGTGTTGGCGGACCTCGACGGCCGCATCGACGCGCTGCTCGATGGCGGTGCCACCTCGGTGGGCGTGGAGTCTACCGTGCTCGATCCCACGCAAACGCCGATGGTGCTTTACCGCCCCGGTGCCATCACCGCGGCGGAGATTGAGGCTGTTGCGGGAGTGCCTGTCGTCGTGTACGAGCCGCCCGCCACAGTAGCGGCACCCGAGTCTCTGCCGTCTCCAGGCGTTGGCATTCGCCATTACGCGCCGAACGCAAAGGTCATTCTTGTTGAAGACGGGGAAGCCACGAAGCACCTCCGTGGCACAAGCGGAGTGATGCTTCCGACCGGCTGGACCGCCGAAGCGCAGGCCACCGTCTTTCCCTGGGGAGACTGGGACAAGCCAGAAGAGCTCGCGCAGAAGCTCTTCGCTGGTCTGCGTGGCCTGGATGATCTGGGAGTTACTGAGATTGTGGTGCCGCTGCCCGCTCCAGGCGGAGTGCGGGATGCACTTCGCGATCGCCTGCTGAAAGCCGCGAAAGAGAAGTAG
- a CDS encoding class IV adenylate cyclase — translation MAAEIELKFPVAEMESLIRRAESTGFQLVTPRTFESNTLYDTADRQLRQRTELVRIRQYGERWTLTHKRLPEHNDPTARFKTRVETETTVSDGEALAEVFTRMGYGPVFRYEKFRTEWDLEGGHLVLDETPIGVWAELEGQPEWIDAMLEKLGVDPATSSTASYGALFLEWKKQSGSAAENLTFDEAGVVAAG, via the coding sequence ATGGCTGCGGAGATCGAACTCAAGTTCCCAGTTGCCGAGATGGAGTCTCTCATCCGGCGCGCAGAATCTACCGGCTTTCAGCTGGTCACTCCCCGCACGTTCGAGAGCAATACGCTCTACGACACGGCTGACCGCCAACTGCGGCAACGCACGGAACTGGTGCGCATTCGCCAGTACGGCGAGCGCTGGACGCTGACGCACAAGCGGCTCCCCGAGCACAACGACCCCACGGCGCGTTTCAAGACGCGCGTCGAGACGGAGACGACCGTCAGCGATGGCGAGGCGCTTGCGGAGGTATTTACGCGCATGGGCTACGGGCCCGTCTTCCGCTATGAGAAGTTTCGCACCGAGTGGGATCTCGAAGGTGGACATCTGGTGCTGGACGAGACGCCGATCGGCGTTTGGGCAGAGCTTGAGGGCCAGCCCGAGTGGATCGACGCGATGCTCGAGAAGCTTGGAGTAGATCCCGCCACGTCGTCCACGGCAAGCTACGGGGCGCTCTTTCTGGAGTGGAAGAAGCAGAGCGGAAGCGCCGCAGAAAACCTTACCTTCGACGAAGCCGGAGTCGTCGCTGCGGGTTAA
- a CDS encoding energy transducer TonB encodes MPDFLPPEIDSNRPAPSTHAVNAAPTLSEVKESGGPFASLISNFRDAFFPEKLPPLVLESKPIAVPDRMQTKMSKKSLAASTTFYALLILLFAILLKSQVHLAAPAPKVAAHLIDAPTPPPPPAPPKSVQMGGGGGQKGPTPVTQGHLPKFSTEQIMPPKAPPTVAPKLAVEPTVVMQPNLKIADSKLPDLGSPNSNLKGFSLGNGSGTGIGSGNGAGVGPGSGGNMGGGVYKVGGSVRAPVLTYQVDPEFSEEARKAKFSGNVLVGLIVDENGHPENVHVLRDVGMGLGQKAVDAVKQYKFKAAMKDGKPVKVQMAVEVNFQIF; translated from the coding sequence ATGCCAGATTTCCTCCCACCTGAAATCGATTCGAATCGGCCCGCACCGTCGACTCATGCCGTAAACGCCGCACCGACCCTCTCCGAGGTGAAGGAGAGCGGCGGTCCGTTCGCTTCGCTGATCTCGAACTTCCGCGACGCCTTCTTCCCGGAGAAGCTTCCGCCACTCGTGCTCGAGTCCAAGCCGATCGCTGTGCCGGATCGTATGCAGACGAAGATGAGCAAGAAGTCTCTGGCGGCTTCGACGACGTTTTACGCGCTGCTTATTCTGCTTTTCGCCATTCTGCTGAAGAGCCAGGTGCACCTCGCTGCGCCTGCGCCGAAGGTGGCAGCGCATCTGATCGACGCTCCGACGCCTCCTCCGCCTCCGGCCCCGCCGAAGTCCGTCCAGATGGGCGGTGGTGGTGGACAGAAGGGGCCGACGCCTGTCACGCAGGGACATCTGCCGAAGTTCTCTACGGAACAGATCATGCCGCCAAAGGCTCCGCCGACTGTCGCTCCAAAGCTTGCAGTTGAGCCTACGGTCGTCATGCAGCCGAACCTGAAGATCGCCGACAGCAAGCTGCCGGACCTGGGCTCGCCGAACTCGAACCTCAAGGGCTTCTCGCTCGGCAACGGCTCGGGAACGGGTATTGGCTCGGGTAACGGCGCTGGTGTTGGCCCTGGTTCGGGCGGAAACATGGGCGGTGGCGTCTACAAGGTCGGTGGATCGGTGCGTGCACCGGTGCTCACCTATCAGGTGGATCCGGAGTTCTCCGAAGAAGCGCGCAAGGCGAAGTTCTCAGGCAATGTACTGGTCGGCCTGATCGTGGACGAGAACGGACACCCTGAAAACGTGCACGTGCTGCGCGACGTCGGCATGGGACTTGGTCAGAAGGCCGTTGATGCCGTGAAGCAGTACAAGTTCAAGGCCGCGATGAAGGATGGCAAGCCGGTCAAGGTGCAGATGGCCGTCGAGGTAAATTTCCAGATCTTCTAA
- the ileS gene encoding isoleucine--tRNA ligase translates to MADAVAPKKLKDTLNLPKTDFAMKANLPQNEPARLAAWEESGLYEQIRATREGAPKYTLHDGPPYANGAIHLGHALNKCIKDFVVKTKTMAGFDAPYIPGWDCHGLPIEIKVDEQLGGKKLEMDPVSVRSACRAYAEKFINLQRSQFKRLGVFGRWEQPYLTMNFGYEASTLELFYGFFEKGFVYKGLKPVYWCSHDHTALAEAEVEYEQHTSPSVYVRYKLTSKADEISPKLNGRNVWTIIWTTTPWTLPASVAIAFNPEITYVAVEDGDDVYIVAEALLEQVKAATTLKGEPIASFTGDKLDRVTFQHPFLDREVLGVNADYVTTDAGTGAVHTAPAHGPDDFATGVRYGLKLTCDVDAQGKIRNGLPEYDGMFIHKANGPIIELLKTREALMGEQKIEHSYPHCWRCHKPLIFRATEQWFISMETPVLSPKGNGTFRERALAEIARVTWDPSWGQERISNMIATRPDWCISRQRLWGVPIAVFLCEKCHEPLNNAAVNKSIVEIFKQEGADAWYKRDVSMLLPKDTKCPNCEGEHFRKEMDILDVWFDSGASWHAVVQQEPELSFPADLYTEGGDQHRGWFHTSLLTSVALKDEAPYRMVATSGWTLDEQGRAFSKSLGNGVDPVDVANRLGGEIVRLWVASVDFREDVAASENLMSRVSENYRKLRNTLRFLLSNLDGFVPAEHAVSWGELQPLDQYILARTAELDATIRQAYDDFEFHRAYQALNAFTNTDLSALYSDVVKDRLYTLAPESIERRSAQTAMWRIAEAITRLIAPILSFTAEEVWQHLPKIEDRPASVHLALFPDLADIVPGDVSRLIAEWEKLFAVRTLVNIELEALRNAKQIGKALEASVRVITTEASEEALVLKKYEGSLAEFLNVSQASVQVVGDTKSEQIALIEASVAEGTKCGRCWRVVPDTGSDARWPEVCARCADALEAIGYAPTEAA, encoded by the coding sequence ATGGCCGACGCAGTTGCTCCGAAGAAGCTGAAAGATACGCTCAACCTGCCGAAGACGGATTTCGCCATGAAGGCGAATCTGCCGCAGAATGAACCCGCACGACTCGCCGCATGGGAAGAGTCCGGGCTGTATGAGCAGATTCGCGCTACGCGCGAGGGCGCGCCGAAGTACACCCTGCATGACGGCCCTCCGTATGCCAACGGAGCGATTCACCTCGGCCACGCGCTGAACAAGTGCATCAAGGACTTCGTCGTGAAGACGAAGACGATGGCGGGCTTCGACGCACCATATATACCGGGCTGGGATTGCCACGGCCTGCCGATCGAAATCAAGGTAGACGAGCAGCTTGGCGGCAAGAAGCTGGAGATGGACCCTGTCTCCGTGCGTTCGGCCTGCCGCGCGTACGCGGAGAAGTTCATCAACCTGCAGCGCTCGCAGTTCAAGCGCCTGGGCGTCTTCGGCCGCTGGGAACAACCGTACCTCACGATGAACTTTGGCTACGAAGCCAGCACGCTCGAGCTGTTTTACGGCTTCTTTGAGAAGGGCTTCGTCTACAAGGGACTGAAGCCTGTTTACTGGTGCTCGCACGATCACACGGCGCTTGCTGAGGCGGAGGTTGAGTACGAGCAGCACACCTCGCCAAGCGTCTATGTGCGCTACAAGTTGACCTCGAAGGCGGACGAGATTTCGCCAAAGCTGAACGGCAGGAACGTTTGGACGATCATCTGGACGACCACGCCGTGGACGCTGCCGGCATCGGTCGCGATCGCATTCAATCCGGAGATCACCTACGTTGCCGTGGAAGATGGCGACGACGTGTACATCGTCGCTGAAGCGCTGCTCGAGCAGGTGAAGGCCGCGACCACGTTGAAGGGTGAGCCGATCGCATCGTTCACGGGCGACAAGCTCGATCGCGTGACCTTCCAGCATCCGTTCCTCGACCGCGAAGTACTGGGTGTGAACGCTGATTACGTCACGACCGACGCAGGTACAGGCGCGGTGCACACGGCTCCTGCCCATGGCCCGGACGACTTTGCGACTGGTGTTCGCTATGGATTGAAGCTGACCTGTGATGTCGATGCGCAGGGCAAGATTCGCAATGGCCTGCCGGAGTACGACGGCATGTTCATCCATAAGGCGAACGGCCCGATCATCGAGCTGCTGAAGACGCGCGAAGCGCTGATGGGCGAGCAGAAGATCGAGCACAGCTACCCGCACTGCTGGCGCTGCCACAAGCCGCTGATCTTCCGCGCGACCGAGCAGTGGTTCATCTCGATGGAAACCCCGGTCCTTTCGCCGAAGGGCAACGGCACCTTCCGCGAGCGTGCGCTGGCGGAGATTGCTCGCGTGACATGGGACCCGAGCTGGGGCCAGGAGCGCATCTCGAACATGATCGCGACGCGTCCGGATTGGTGCATCTCGCGCCAACGTTTGTGGGGCGTTCCGATCGCGGTATTCCTCTGCGAGAAGTGCCATGAACCGCTGAACAATGCAGCCGTCAACAAGTCGATCGTGGAGATCTTCAAGCAGGAAGGCGCGGATGCCTGGTACAAGCGCGATGTGTCGATGCTTCTGCCGAAGGACACCAAGTGCCCAAACTGCGAAGGCGAGCACTTCCGCAAAGAGATGGACATCCTCGACGTGTGGTTCGACTCCGGCGCAAGCTGGCACGCTGTGGTGCAGCAGGAACCCGAACTCAGCTTCCCCGCTGACCTCTACACCGAGGGCGGCGATCAGCATCGCGGCTGGTTCCACACTTCTCTGCTGACGTCCGTTGCGCTGAAGGATGAAGCGCCGTATCGAATGGTTGCGACGAGCGGTTGGACGCTCGATGAGCAGGGCCGCGCGTTCTCGAAGTCCCTCGGGAACGGCGTCGATCCCGTCGATGTGGCGAACCGTCTCGGCGGCGAAATCGTGCGCCTGTGGGTAGCCTCGGTCGACTTCCGCGAGGATGTCGCCGCCAGCGAAAACCTGATGTCGCGCGTGAGCGAAAACTATCGCAAGCTGCGCAACACACTGCGATTCCTGCTCTCGAACCTCGACGGCTTCGTGCCTGCGGAGCACGCTGTGAGCTGGGGCGAGTTGCAACCGCTCGACCAGTACATCCTCGCGCGCACCGCAGAGCTCGATGCGACGATTCGCCAGGCCTACGACGACTTCGAGTTCCACCGCGCGTACCAGGCGCTCAATGCGTTCACGAACACCGATCTCTCGGCGCTTTACTCCGATGTGGTGAAGGATCGTCTGTATACGCTGGCACCGGAGTCGATCGAGCGTCGCTCTGCGCAGACTGCGATGTGGCGCATCGCAGAGGCCATCACGCGTCTGATCGCCCCGATCCTCAGCTTCACGGCCGAAGAAGTGTGGCAGCATCTGCCGAAGATTGAAGACCGTCCGGCGAGCGTGCACCTAGCACTCTTCCCTGACCTCGCGGACATCGTTCCGGGTGATGTTTCGCGCCTGATCGCGGAGTGGGAGAAGCTCTTCGCCGTGCGCACGCTCGTAAACATCGAACTCGAAGCGCTGCGTAACGCCAAGCAGATCGGTAAGGCACTCGAAGCGAGCGTTCGCGTGATCACCACCGAAGCTTCGGAGGAGGCCCTTGTGCTGAAGAAGTACGAAGGCTCGCTGGCGGAGTTCCTCAACGTTTCGCAAGCCAGCGTACAGGTCGTGGGCGATACGAAGAGCGAGCAGATTGCGCTCATCGAAGCCTCCGTTGCGGAAGGAACCAAGTGCGGACGTTGCTGGCGCGTCGTGCCGGACACCGGCAGCGATGCTCGCTGGCCTGAAGTCTGCGCGCGCTGCGCGGATGCGCTCGAAGCCATCGGTTACGCACCGACGGAGGCTGCATAA
- the lspA gene encoding signal peptidase II: protein MAAVRGSLRDARWICFLLAIVVIVVDRWSKLWVVAHIKAGSAITIIPHVFRLTHVLNFGAAFSMFAESTSPNVVRNMLIAFSTLACLVVLVLILRWGKRFSLTSFSLALILGGAIGNLYDRIRLQHVVDFLEVHIGSYHWPDFNIADSAIVVGACLLLLEAFLPQKNSR, encoded by the coding sequence ATGGCCGCCGTTCGTGGTTCTCTGCGCGATGCTCGCTGGATCTGCTTCCTGCTTGCGATCGTCGTCATCGTGGTGGATCGCTGGTCGAAGCTGTGGGTTGTGGCCCACATCAAGGCCGGGTCGGCGATCACCATCATTCCGCACGTCTTCCGTCTCACGCATGTGCTCAACTTCGGCGCGGCCTTCAGCATGTTTGCGGAATCCACTTCGCCGAACGTTGTACGCAACATGCTCATCGCATTCTCGACGCTTGCCTGCCTCGTGGTGTTGGTTCTGATTCTCCGCTGGGGAAAGCGCTTTTCGCTGACGAGCTTCTCGCTGGCATTGATTCTCGGTGGTGCCATCGGCAACCTCTACGACCGCATCCGACTGCAGCATGTCGTTGACTTCCTCGAAGTTCATATCGGCTCATACCACTGGCCGGACTTCAACATCGCCGACTCGGCCATCGTCGTCGGAGCGTGCCTTCTGCTGCTCGAAGCATTTTTGCCGCAGAAGAACTCTCGCTAG